One stretch of Akkermansia massiliensis DNA includes these proteins:
- a CDS encoding TolC family protein — protein MKSIPFFAGLGLTAFLSSCSVYHSAPIDLNAEEASWKEASRVDTHISVTRNQARQIGLVMNPDLNKARLKLASSNEAAKQSGWWNDPSFSWDIEQVLQENTLNMSGSLGFTIPVTGLPALEKKVAEQYKEADFWTLRQAELDFLSSLDQAWSKLAVTQRRKAVIRERLDAVRQENGVIEKLIGAGEVEFSSRQVASQRMNDAIRELQTVTETELEQKMELVRLMGLHPSAARKLGFLTGQGFQLPAAVPAPGPAALASAPKIKAQLATYATTETLFKTEIRRQYPELELGPSFTRDDGEKEVGGEIGFNLPLWNRNRKAIAEARGTRNLSRQETIQLWKTELFNARQLDVSQQMVLRHCRTELQRMESFASSVRTMEKLHGIGEASLLELAENRHQLYESRLAFLDNLDKLLAIQAQLRYLTHANLQSK, from the coding sequence ATGAAATCCATACCATTTTTCGCTGGGCTAGGCCTGACCGCCTTCCTCAGCTCATGCAGCGTCTATCACAGCGCGCCCATCGACCTGAACGCGGAGGAAGCCTCCTGGAAAGAGGCATCCCGCGTGGACACACACATCTCCGTTACCCGGAACCAGGCACGCCAGATCGGCCTGGTCATGAATCCGGATCTGAACAAGGCACGCCTGAAACTGGCTTCCAGCAATGAAGCAGCCAAACAATCGGGCTGGTGGAACGATCCGTCCTTTTCCTGGGATATTGAACAAGTCCTCCAGGAAAATACGCTCAACATGTCCGGCAGCCTGGGCTTCACCATTCCCGTGACGGGTCTTCCCGCCCTGGAAAAAAAGGTGGCGGAACAGTACAAGGAGGCGGACTTCTGGACCCTCCGCCAGGCGGAACTGGATTTTCTCAGTTCCCTGGACCAGGCCTGGAGCAAGCTGGCCGTTACCCAGCGCCGCAAGGCCGTCATCCGGGAACGCCTGGATGCGGTGCGGCAGGAAAACGGCGTGATTGAAAAACTCATTGGCGCAGGGGAAGTGGAATTTTCCTCCCGCCAGGTGGCTTCCCAGCGCATGAACGACGCCATCCGGGAACTCCAGACCGTGACGGAAACGGAACTGGAGCAGAAGATGGAGCTGGTCAGGCTGATGGGGCTGCATCCCTCCGCGGCACGGAAGCTCGGCTTCCTGACGGGACAGGGCTTCCAACTGCCTGCCGCCGTTCCGGCCCCCGGCCCCGCCGCCCTGGCCTCAGCCCCGAAAATCAAGGCCCAACTGGCAACCTACGCCACCACGGAAACCCTGTTCAAGACGGAGATCCGCCGGCAGTACCCGGAACTGGAGCTCGGGCCCTCCTTCACCCGTGACGACGGGGAAAAGGAAGTGGGCGGAGAAATAGGGTTCAATCTCCCCCTCTGGAACCGCAACCGCAAGGCCATTGCGGAAGCGCGCGGCACACGGAACCTGTCCAGGCAGGAAACCATCCAGCTTTGGAAAACGGAGTTGTTCAACGCCCGACAGCTTGACGTCAGCCAGCAGATGGTGCTCCGCCACTGCCGGACGGAGCTTCAGCGCATGGAGTCCTTCGCCTCCTCCGTCCGGACCATGGAGAAACTGCACGGCATCGGGGAAGCCTCCCTGCTGGAGCTGGCGGAAAACCGCCACCAGCTTTATGAAAGCCGTCTGGCTTTCCTGGACAATCTGGACAAGCTGCTGGCCATTCAGGCCCAGCTGCGCTACCTCACCCACGCCAACCTTCAATCCAAATAA
- a CDS encoding efflux RND transporter periplasmic adaptor subunit: MKRLYFSIILGLAPVFSLNPARGEQPAPTEHKHEDGTACTADHGHEDHQHKEGETCAEGHAHEEHKHADGSVCTGDHEPEGHQHAEGEACTGDHKHEEAAEKGSGQPGDMIPVHVDEKARHSLDMRFEKVTEATHGAEKTLHGQMVIPPHAVTTYALPAAGRVTFNVKSAQQVRKGELLYTLASPDIVEMEGNASQAQAALDRAAAELNTLKERRAQLEKIGTRNSELNTSIQFKEAEIHSLRAALDASNNKLKLVTDSGALKNNLLYVYAAADGSVQSVNMTQGSWGEQGAPALVMTNKGELEFATTIYGADPVHYAKAQLALTSGKNTEVLDGALRVADQVDPATQSRALYFVPDRMPEGTHAGQLARLDLYSHDAATDGFIPVPNSAVVKVGVNDVVFIKAADDTFVMKKVETLPARQGKTPVKGLTPGQTIVTKGGYELKYILPTGDAGSKKAAGHFHADGQFHEGEH, from the coding sequence ATGAAACGTCTCTATTTTTCCATTATCCTGGGCCTGGCTCCCGTTTTCAGCCTCAATCCCGCACGCGGAGAGCAGCCGGCACCTACGGAACACAAACACGAGGACGGCACCGCCTGCACGGCGGACCACGGCCATGAAGACCACCAGCACAAGGAAGGGGAAACCTGCGCCGAGGGCCACGCCCATGAGGAACACAAGCACGCGGACGGCTCCGTCTGCACAGGCGACCACGAGCCTGAGGGCCACCAGCATGCAGAGGGGGAAGCCTGCACGGGCGACCACAAACATGAAGAGGCCGCGGAGAAAGGTTCCGGCCAGCCGGGGGACATGATTCCCGTGCATGTGGATGAAAAGGCGCGCCATTCCCTGGACATGCGCTTTGAAAAGGTGACGGAAGCCACTCACGGCGCGGAAAAGACCCTTCACGGCCAGATGGTTATTCCTCCCCATGCGGTAACGACGTACGCCCTTCCTGCCGCCGGGCGCGTCACCTTCAACGTAAAGTCCGCCCAGCAGGTACGCAAGGGAGAACTGCTGTACACGCTGGCCTCACCGGACATCGTGGAGATGGAGGGGAACGCCTCCCAGGCGCAAGCCGCTCTGGACCGCGCCGCGGCGGAACTTAATACCCTCAAGGAACGCCGGGCCCAACTGGAAAAAATCGGCACCCGTAACAGTGAATTGAACACCTCCATCCAGTTCAAGGAAGCAGAAATCCACAGCCTCCGGGCCGCTCTGGACGCCAGCAATAATAAACTGAAGCTGGTGACGGATTCCGGAGCGTTGAAAAACAACCTCCTTTACGTGTACGCCGCGGCGGACGGCTCCGTCCAGTCCGTGAACATGACCCAGGGTTCCTGGGGGGAACAGGGCGCGCCCGCCCTCGTCATGACCAACAAGGGGGAACTGGAATTCGCCACCACCATTTACGGGGCTGACCCCGTCCATTATGCGAAGGCCCAGCTGGCCCTGACCAGCGGAAAAAATACGGAAGTGCTGGACGGAGCCCTGCGGGTGGCGGACCAGGTGGACCCCGCCACGCAGTCCCGTGCCCTGTACTTCGTTCCGGACCGCATGCCGGAAGGGACGCATGCCGGACAGCTTGCCCGGCTGGACCTGTATTCCCATGACGCCGCCACGGACGGATTTATTCCCGTTCCCAACAGCGCCGTCGTCAAGGTGGGGGTGAACGACGTGGTCTTCATCAAGGCGGCGGACGATACCTTCGTCATGAAGAAGGTGGAAACACTGCCCGCACGGCAGGGAAAAACGCCCGTCAAGGGGTTGACGCCGGGACAAACCATCGTGACCAAAGGCGGCTATGAATTGAAATACATCCTGCCCACGGGAGACGCCGGGAGCAAGAAGGCGGCCGGGCATTTCCATGCGGACGGCCAGTTCCACGAAGGGGAACATTGA